Genomic segment of Rubrivirga sp. SAORIC476:
GCGGACGTGCGCGTGGTGCCCCTTGCCGACGCCCGGGTCCACTCGCACGAACACGTCGTGACCGCGCCATACGTCCGCCCAGGCATCGAGCGTAGAGGCATTGTCGATCGTCACCCGGACCCCCTCGGCGAGGGCGCGGGCGACCTCCGCGCGGGGGGCGAAGTTGGGCGTGTAGAGGATCTCGGCCGGGTCGAGCGCAGGCCGCAGGGCGCGGACGTGGGCGATCTCGTCCCACGAGACGCACTCCGGCCGGAGCCCCTCGGCGGCCAGCGCGCCGATCACGTCGGGGTGGCCGTTGGCCTTGACGGCATACAGGTACCGGTCTGCGCGGACGTGGGTCTGGAGCGCACGGGCGCGGTCGCGGACGGTGTCGAGGTGGTAGACGTAGCGGGGCGTCCGCTGGTCGGCGAGGGCGAGGAGGGCGTCGCGGTGGGCGCGCCACCAGGGGAGGTCGGGCACGGGGCGTCGGGGGGAGAGACGCTAAGCTCCGACGCCTCGCGCGGGTGTGCCGGGTGAATCGGGCGCAGCGGCCGATCTCGGGCCAGGCCGGAGGGGCATCCCGATGCGCGCTTCCTAGCCAGACAGGCCTCAGAGCATCCACCTCGACACCGAGGCGGTCCGGGCTGGCGGATGCCTGGGACCTTCACTCGGTCGTGGACCCGGCGCGACGCTGGCCGTCGCCCCACGCGCTACTCGTCGATGAGGCCGCGGAGCTCCTGGCGGCGGCCCTTCTGGCGGAGCTTCCGGAGCGCTTTCTCCTTGATCTGGCGGACGCGCTCGCGCGTGAGTTCGTACTCCTGTCCGATCTCCTCCAGCGTCATCGGGTTCTCGCGGCCGATGCCGAAGTAGAGGCGCGTGATTTCGGCCTCGCGGGGCGCCAGCCGCGACAGTGCCCGCTCGATGTCGGACTTGACGCTCTCGCCGACCAGTTCGTCGTCCGGCGCCACGTCGGCTGCGTCGGCGAGCACGTCGAGGAGGTTGTTGTCGTCCTCATCGCCGAAGGGTTCGTCGACGGAGAGCGAGCGCGACTGGTGGCGGAGGGCGTCCTCGATCTTCTTGGGAGGCAGGTCCAGCTCGGCGGCCAACTCCTCGATGTTGGGTGGCCGCTTGTAGGTCTGCGCCAGCCGCGCGGACGCCTTGCGGATCTTCGAGATCGTCCCGATGCGGTTGAGCGGGAGGCGGACGGTCCGCGCCTGCTCGGCGAGCGCCTGGAGGATGGCCTGCCGGATCCACCAGACGGCGTA
This window contains:
- a CDS encoding RNA polymerase sigma factor RpoD/SigA, whose product is MYVPRSQQMLDQYLQEIGQIPLLTPEQEVDLAKRIQDGDEDALHQMVRGNLRFVVSVAKKYQGQGLSLSDLINEGNYGLIKAANRFDETRGFKFISYAVWWIRQAILQALAEQARTVRLPLNRIGTISKIRKASARLAQTYKRPPNIEELAAELDLPPKKIEDALRHQSRSLSVDEPFGDEDDNNLLDVLADAADVAPDDELVGESVKSDIERALSRLAPREAEITRLYFGIGRENPMTLEEIGQEYELTRERVRQIKEKALRKLRQKGRRQELRGLIDE